One Rhodoferax ferrireducens T118 DNA segment encodes these proteins:
- a CDS encoding GspH/FimT family pseudopilin, giving the protein MLNFRTRQHLSAGLCGRQVGFTLIELLVTIAIATLLMMVAVPSFVAFQRNAQLSDAVSNFVAAANAARANAMKLGLNTYVVPNSTTTGWSSGWMVYADANWNEAYDAASEEVILRHEALSADITVTIPSGSSLAGSDPYLMFNGSGYPRLKTGAFGGATMTMSNISPRSSSIIIDPAGRVRSCKPGLC; this is encoded by the coding sequence ATGCTTAATTTCAGAACCAGGCAGCATCTCAGCGCCGGTCTTTGCGGCCGTCAGGTCGGCTTTACCTTGATTGAGTTACTGGTAACGATTGCCATTGCCACCCTGCTGATGATGGTCGCCGTGCCAAGTTTTGTCGCGTTTCAGCGCAACGCGCAACTGTCAGATGCCGTCAGCAATTTCGTTGCCGCCGCCAATGCCGCACGAGCCAATGCCATGAAGCTGGGGCTTAACACCTACGTGGTACCCAATAGCACAACAACGGGCTGGAGTTCAGGCTGGATGGTGTATGCCGATGCCAACTGGAATGAAGCGTATGACGCAGCCTCGGAAGAAGTGATACTGCGCCATGAGGCATTGAGTGCCGACATCACCGTGACAATTCCCTCTGGCAGCAGCCTGGCAGGATCAGACCCCTATCTGATGTTCAACGGCAGTGGCTACCCACGGTTGAAAACAGGCGCCTTTGGTGGTGCAACAATGACAATGAGCAACATCTCGCCACGCTCAAGTTCCATCATCATTGACCCTGCTGGCCGCGTGCGGTCTTGCAAGCCAGGATTATGCTAA
- the ribD gene encoding bifunctional diaminohydroxyphosphoribosylaminopyrimidine deaminase/5-amino-6-(5-phosphoribosylamino)uracil reductase RibD yields MRDALNLACAALLVAPPNPRVGCVMTDCRENTLGQGHTQRTGGAHAEIVALRDAKARGNSVVGATAYVTLEPCSHHGRTGPCCDALIAAGIKKVVASIADPNPLVSGQGFERLRAAGVEVEVMPADDPLAIASRELNIGFFSRMIRKTPWVRLKMAASLDGKSALENGVSQWITSEAARTDGHAWRARACAVLTGIGTVLTDNPRLDVRLVDTPRQPHLVIVDSRLETPLDAALFTPGRVIYLYAAVQNEAKKAALETRGATVIYAPGLEPATRNKVDLAAMLRDLAAREINELHVEAGHKLNGSFIREGLVDEYLVYLAPMLIGLGSGMANFGPITQLEDAVNLRFHSIEPVGDDLRILARPPGRETF; encoded by the coding sequence ATGCGCGACGCGCTCAACCTGGCCTGCGCGGCATTGCTCGTTGCCCCACCCAATCCGAGGGTAGGCTGCGTCATGACGGACTGCCGCGAAAACACGCTTGGGCAAGGACACACCCAGCGCACTGGTGGTGCGCACGCCGAAATCGTGGCCCTGCGCGACGCAAAGGCTCGGGGTAATTCGGTTGTCGGCGCCACCGCCTACGTCACCCTGGAGCCCTGCTCCCACCACGGACGCACCGGCCCGTGCTGCGACGCGCTCATTGCAGCAGGCATCAAAAAAGTAGTGGCATCCATCGCCGACCCTAATCCGCTGGTCTCAGGCCAAGGCTTCGAACGCCTGCGCGCAGCGGGGGTGGAGGTCGAAGTGATGCCTGCTGACGACCCGCTGGCGATTGCGTCGCGTGAACTCAACATCGGCTTTTTCAGCCGCATGATCCGCAAGACACCCTGGGTGCGCCTGAAGATGGCGGCCTCGCTGGATGGCAAATCTGCGCTGGAAAATGGCGTCAGCCAGTGGATTACGTCGGAGGCTGCGCGTACGGACGGTCATGCCTGGCGCGCCCGCGCCTGCGCCGTACTCACCGGCATCGGCACCGTGCTCACGGACAACCCGCGCCTGGATGTGCGGCTGGTCGACACGCCACGCCAACCTCATCTGGTGATCGTGGACAGCCGCCTTGAGACGCCACTGGATGCAGCGCTTTTTACGCCGGGCCGCGTCATCTACCTCTACGCTGCCGTCCAAAACGAAGCAAAAAAAGCAGCGTTGGAAACGCGTGGCGCCACGGTCATCTACGCGCCCGGACTCGAACCCGCAACGCGGAACAAGGTAGACCTCGCTGCCATGCTGCGTGACTTGGCGGCGCGTGAAATCAATGAGTTGCATGTGGAGGCCGGCCACAAGCTCAACGGCTCATTCATTCGGGAAGGTCTGGTGGATGAATATTTGGTCTACCTCGCACCCATGCTGATTGGGCTTGGCAGTGGCATGGCCAACTTTGGCCCCATCACGCAACTCGAAGATGCAGTGAACCTGCGCTTTCACAGCATCGAGCCGGTCGGTGATGACCTGCGTATTCTTGCCAGACCGCCCGGCCGCGAAACGTTTTGA
- a CDS encoding riboflavin synthase yields MFTGIITGVGRIAAVHALGSSSSHGKRLSIECPPAFLDDVGLGDSIALNGACMTVTALDVAGQQFCVDISAESLDKTAGLNAMGTINLEKALRANDRLGGHMVSGHVDGIGTVTHFSQVGESWQLRVLAPKALAKYLAYKGSITVNGVSLTVNRVQDTEDGCEMSINLIPHTVQNTALNTLQTGSLVNLEIDLIARYVERMLNADPQHTHLAAP; encoded by the coding sequence ATGTTTACTGGAATCATCACCGGCGTGGGGCGCATCGCCGCCGTTCACGCCCTCGGCAGCTCTTCAAGCCACGGCAAGCGCCTCTCCATCGAGTGCCCGCCCGCTTTCCTCGACGATGTCGGTTTGGGCGACAGCATCGCGCTCAATGGCGCCTGCATGACGGTGACCGCGTTGGATGTTGCGGGGCAGCAGTTCTGCGTCGACATTTCAGCCGAATCACTCGACAAGACCGCCGGATTGAACGCGATGGGCACCATCAACCTGGAGAAAGCCCTGCGTGCCAACGACCGCCTGGGTGGTCACATGGTGTCGGGCCATGTTGATGGCATCGGGACCGTCACTCATTTTTCCCAGGTGGGTGAAAGTTGGCAGTTGCGGGTTTTGGCCCCCAAAGCGCTGGCCAAATACCTCGCCTACAAAGGGTCGATCACGGTCAACGGCGTCAGCCTCACCGTCAACCGCGTCCAGGATACTGAAGACGGCTGCGAGATGAGCATTAACCTGATACCGCACACAGTTCAGAATACGGCGCTTAATACGCTGCAAACCGGTTCCCTGGTCAACCTTGAAATTGATTTGATCGCGCGTTATGTTGAACGCATGCTCAACGCGGACCCGCAGCACACCCATCTGGCTGCGCCTTAA
- the ribBA gene encoding bifunctional 3,4-dihydroxy-2-butanone-4-phosphate synthase/GTP cyclohydrolase II — MTAPIPVTISPVEDIVADMRAGRMVILVDEEDRENEGDLVLAADHVSADAINFMARFGRGLICLTLTRGLCERLQLPPMTARNGDKKGTAFTVSIEAAEGVTTGISAADRARTVQAAVAKNSHPDDLVQPGHIFPLQAVEGGVLMRAGHTEAGCDLADMAGCTPAAVICEIMKDDGTMARLPDLQLFAAEHGLKIGTIADLIAHRSRVESLVEKLGSRPINTAFGDFTLHAFKDKTAHAVHLALVKGQWAAGDTVLVRVHEPLSVLDALEVGRAMHSWSLDAALARIASEGSGVVVLLNCGESAKQLMAQFDGTARASHGPERGRMDLRSYGIGAQILRECGVHKMQLMGNPRRMPSMTGYGLEIVGYLGKTNA, encoded by the coding sequence ATGACCGCCCCCATCCCCGTAACCATTTCCCCGGTTGAAGACATCGTGGCCGACATGCGCGCTGGCCGCATGGTGATTCTGGTCGATGAAGAAGACCGCGAAAACGAAGGCGACCTGGTGCTGGCCGCTGACCACGTCAGCGCCGACGCCATCAACTTCATGGCCCGATTCGGCCGCGGCCTGATTTGCTTGACCCTCACCCGGGGCTTGTGTGAACGCCTGCAACTGCCGCCCATGACCGCGCGCAACGGCGACAAAAAAGGCACCGCCTTTACCGTGTCGATTGAAGCCGCTGAAGGCGTCACCACGGGCATTTCGGCTGCCGACCGCGCCCGCACCGTGCAAGCGGCGGTGGCCAAAAATTCTCACCCCGACGACCTGGTGCAACCCGGCCATATCTTTCCCCTGCAAGCGGTTGAAGGCGGTGTTTTGATGCGCGCCGGCCACACCGAAGCCGGTTGCGACTTGGCCGACATGGCAGGCTGCACCCCCGCCGCCGTGATCTGCGAGATCATGAAGGACGACGGCACCATGGCCCGCCTGCCCGACCTGCAACTGTTTGCCGCCGAGCATGGCCTCAAGATTGGCACCATCGCTGACCTGATCGCGCACCGCAGCCGGGTCGAGTCGCTGGTTGAAAAATTGGGTTCCCGCCCGATCAACACCGCTTTCGGTGATTTCACCCTTCACGCTTTCAAAGACAAGACCGCCCACGCCGTCCATCTGGCGCTGGTCAAAGGTCAGTGGGCCGCAGGCGACACGGTGTTGGTCCGCGTGCATGAGCCGCTGTCGGTGCTGGACGCGCTGGAGGTCGGTCGCGCCATGCACTCCTGGAGTCTCGATGCCGCCCTGGCCCGCATCGCCTCGGAGGGCAGTGGCGTGGTGGTGCTGCTCAATTGCGGCGAAAGCGCCAAGCAACTGATGGCCCAGTTTGACGGCACCGCCCGTGCCAGCCACGGCCCGGAGCGCGGCCGCATGGATTTGCGCAGCTACGGCATTGGCGCCCAGATCCTGCGCGAATGCGGCGTGCACAAAATGCAGCTCATGGGCAACCCGCGCCGCATGCCCAGCATGACCGGCTATGGCCTGGAGATTGTTGGATATCTTGGAAAAACAAATGCTTGA